One region of Fragaria vesca subsp. vesca linkage group LG4, FraVesHawaii_1.0, whole genome shotgun sequence genomic DNA includes:
- the LOC101292697 gene encoding universal stress protein YxiE-like, translating into MAESAKPLMLVAIDDSEHSYYALDWTLDHFFVDGASHLFRLALVHARASPASALGVAGVGSGDFLNSLISDMKKSANKTVEKAKELCTKKKVENVQVEVMEGDPRNVMPEAVDKHGAALLVLGSHGYGAVKRAVLGSVSDHCAHHANCSVMIVKRPMNKPAAK; encoded by the exons ATGGCGGAAAGCGCAAAGCCACTGATGCTAGTTGCTATCGACGACAGTGAGCACAGCTACTATGCATTGGACTGGACTCTGGACCATTTCTTTGTCGACGGGGCCAGCCATCTTTTCCGGCTCGCCCTCGTTCACGCCAGGGCATCTCCGGCTTCTGCTCTTGGAGTCGCCGGAGTTG GCTCTGGCGACTTCCTGAATTCGTTGATTTCTGATATGAAGAAATCGGCTAATAAGACCGTCGAAAAGGCCAAGGAATTGTGCACCAAGAAAAAG GTGGAGAATGTGCAAGTGGAAGTTATGGAAGGTGATCCAAGAAACGTTATGCCTGAAGCCGTGGATAAACACGGTGCAGCTCTCTTGGTTCTCGGCAGTCATGGTTATGGAGCGGTAAAGAG GGCAGTTCTGGGGAGTGTAAGCGACCACTGTGCTCATCATGCTAACTGTTCAGTGATGATTGTGAAGAGGCCAATGAACAAGCCTGCTGCCAAGTAG